The Zalophus californianus isolate mZalCal1 chromosome 8, mZalCal1.pri.v2, whole genome shotgun sequence genome has a segment encoding these proteins:
- the ADRM1 gene encoding proteasomal ubiquitin receptor ADRM1 isoform X5 encodes MTTSGALFPSLVPGSRGSSNKYLVEFRAGKMSLKGTTVTPDKRKGLVYIQQTDDSLIHFCWKDRTSGNVEDDLIIFPDDCEFKRVPQCPSGRVYVLKFKAGSKRLFFWMQEPKTDQDEEHCRKVNEYLNNPPMPGALGASGSGGHELSALGGEGGLQSLLGNMSHSQLMQLIGPAGLGGLGGLGALTGPGLASLLGSGGPPASSSSSSSRSQSAAVTPSSTTSSTRATPAPSAPAAASVTSPSPAPSSGNGTSTAASPTQPIQLSDLQSILATMNVPAGPGGGQQVDLASVLTPEIMAPILANADVQERLLPYLPSGESLPQTAEEIQNTLTSPQFQQALGMFSAALASGQLGPLMCQFGLPAEAVEAANKGDVEAFAKAMQSSARPRQEGDGKDKKDEEEDMSLD; translated from the exons ATGACGACTTCAGGCGCTCTCTTTCCAAGCCTGGTGCCAGGCTCCCGTGGGTCCTCCAACAAGTATTTGGTGGAGTTTCGTGCAGGAAAAATGTCGTTAAAAGGAACTACTGTCACCCCAGATAAACGGAAAGGGCTCGTGTACATTCAGCAGACGGATGACTCCCTCATTCACTTCTGCTGGAAAGACAGGACGTCTGGGAACGTGGAAGAT GACTTGATCATCTTTCCTGACGACTGTGAGTTCAAGCGCGTGCCGCAGTGCCCCAGCGGGAGGGTCTATGTGCTCAAGTTCAAGGCAGGGTCCAAACGGCTCTTCTTTTGGATGCAG GAGCCCAAGACAGACCAGGACGAGGAACATTGCCGGAAGGTCAACGAGTATCTGAACAACCCTCCAATGCCTGGAGCGCTGGGGGCAAGCGGGAGTGGAGGCCATGAGCTCTCTGCACTGGGCG GCGAGGGCGGCTTGCAGAGCCTGCTGGGGAACATGAGCCACAGCCAGCTCATGCAGCTCATCGGACCTGCTGGCCTCGGAGGACTGG GTGGGCTGGGGGCCCTGACCGGGCCGGGCCTGGCCAGCTTACTGGGGAGTGGGGGGCCTCCAGCGAGCAGCTCTTCATCCAG CTCCCGGAGCCAGTCGGCAGCCGTCACCCCGTCCTCCACCACCTCTTCTACCCGAGCCACCCCAGCCCCCTCTGCTCCAGCAGCTGCCTCGGTGACCAGCCCGAGCCCCGCACCCAGTTCAGGTAATGGAACCAGCACGGCAGCCAGCCCAACCCAGCCCATCCAGCTGAGCGACCTTCAGAGCATTCTAGCTACTATGAACGTGCCGGCCGGGCCAGGAGGCGGCCAGCAAG TTGACCTGGCCAGTGTTCTGACGCCCGAGATCATGGCACCTATCCTTGCCAACGCGGACGTCCAGGAGCGCCTGCTGCCCTACCTGCCCTCCGGGGAGTCACTGCCACAGACGGCAGAGGAGATCCAGAACACGCTGACCTCGCCCCAGTTCCAGCAG GCCCTGGGCATGTTCAGCGCGGCCTTGGCCTCTGGGCAGCTGGGTCCCCTCATGTGCCAGTTCGGCCTGCCCGCGGAGGCTGTGGAGGCCGCCAACAAGGGCG acGTGGAGGCCTTTGCCAAAGCTATGCAGAGCAGCGCCAGGCCGCGGCAGGAGGGCGACGGGAAGGACAAGAAGGACGAAGAGGAAGACATGAGCTTGGATTAG